One Methanococcus aeolicus Nankai-3 DNA segment encodes these proteins:
- a CDS encoding phosphatidylserine decarboxylase: MKKHLNKHGKKYQAFFAIGICSMLLFTGYFYRDPDRTMPIQDNICISPADGKVMYIYEYNGSPILFKDGNKYVLNNISKYYPNGCVVVGIFMSPFDVHYNRAPMNGTVILNHHVDGGFYPAYDEINSKKNERNIIIIKNKYGENIGVVQIAGIAARRVVSYVNEGDTVEIGQKIGQIKLGSQTAIILPKDKYNITVKMDEQTYAGETIIAKRIAN; this comes from the coding sequence TTGAATAAACATGGCAAAAAATACCAAGCCTTTTTTGCCATTGGAATATGTTCAATGCTGTTATTTACTGGATATTTTTATAGGGACCCCGATAGAACAATGCCCATTCAAGATAATATTTGTATATCTCCTGCTGATGGGAAAGTTATGTATATTTATGAATATAATGGTTCTCCAATATTGTTTAAAGATGGAAATAAATATGTGTTAAATAATATTTCAAAATATTACCCAAATGGTTGTGTTGTTGTCGGTATTTTCATGTCTCCATTTGATGTCCATTATAACAGAGCTCCGATGAATGGAACTGTAATATTAAATCATCATGTTGATGGAGGATTTTATCCTGCATACGATGAAATAAACTCAAAAAAGAACGAAAGAAATATAATCATTATTAAAAATAAATATGGCGAAAATATAGGAGTTGTGCAAATTGCAGGTATTGCAGCAAGACGAGTAGTTTCTTATGTTAATGAAGGAGATACCGTAGAAATAGGTCAAAAAATAGGTCAAATAAAATTAGGTTCTCAAACAGCAATTATACTTCCAAAAGATAAATACAATATAACTGTAAAAATGGATGAACAAACCTATGCAGGAGAGACCATAATTGCCAAAAGAATAGCCAATTAA
- the minD gene encoding cell division ATPase MinD produces the protein MIITVASGKGGVGKTTTTANLGVALSKIGKNVLIVDGDISMANLALIFGFEKKRPSLHEVLSEECEVGEAIYKHNSGVSVLPASLSIEGYKKSDLDIFPDAISEVADDYDYVLIDAPAGLNRDMAIHLAIADKVLIVLTPELFSIADGLKIKQSSEMAGTSIIGAILNRTGRDYGEMKIDEIEMIVQEKIICAIPEDGNIRNSTLKRRSVIEYDPNTPASKAYMELALKITGSYVSVNKIEEIYNENLTSKIKRFFSKFKR, from the coding sequence ATGATAATCACTGTGGCGTCTGGAAAAGGAGGTGTTGGAAAAACCACCACCACAGCAAATTTAGGGGTTGCCCTTTCAAAAATAGGAAAAAATGTCCTAATAGTAGATGGAGATATTTCAATGGCAAATCTTGCCCTAATATTTGGATTTGAGAAAAAAAGACCCTCCTTGCATGAAGTTCTTTCTGAGGAATGTGAAGTTGGAGAAGCAATATATAAACATAATTCTGGAGTATCTGTTTTACCTGCTAGTTTATCTATTGAAGGATATAAAAAATCGGATTTGGACATATTTCCGGATGCAATTTCGGAGGTTGCCGACGATTATGATTATGTGTTAATTGATGCCCCAGCAGGATTAAATAGGGATATGGCAATACATCTAGCAATTGCTGATAAGGTTCTTATAGTTCTAACACCTGAATTATTTTCAATAGCAGATGGATTAAAGATAAAACAAAGTAGCGAAATGGCGGGGACTTCAATAATTGGCGCTATTTTAAATAGGACTGGGAGAGATTATGGGGAAATGAAAATTGATGAAATTGAAATGATTGTTCAGGAAAAAATTATATGTGCCATACCAGAGGATGGAAATATAAGAAATTCCACCCTTAAACGAAGAAGTGTAATAGAATATGACCCAAACACCCCCGCATCAAAGGCATATATGGAGCTTGCACTAAAAATAACAGGTTCTTATGTAAGCGTAAATAAAATAGAAGAAATATATAATGAAAATTTGACTTCCAAAATAAAAAGATTTTTTTCAAAATTTAAAAGATAG
- a CDS encoding Era-like GTP-binding protein, producing MIDLNDEAVDFKIVLIGPENSGKSAIINSIFGKYISTVSEVGGTTKMPIKKFWGQIKIGKSKKNPKFAKLSFVDLGGLYAGEKKSPIMVGRILDETYKEIDNAHLIIHVVDGKKGLSKSFEKLHHLLKYRYQKPIIVVISKSDLIDANNINDLKNHIEKRLENKTIITSTITYQGITELLNTIIELLKK from the coding sequence ATGATAGATTTAAATGATGAAGCAGTCGATTTTAAAATAGTATTAATTGGTCCCGAAAATTCAGGTAAGTCCGCAATAATAAATTCCATTTTTGGAAAATATATTTCTACGGTTTCGGAAGTAGGTGGCACAACCAAAATGCCCATAAAAAAATTTTGGGGCCAGATTAAAATAGGAAAATCCAAGAAAAATCCAAAATTTGCAAAATTATCATTTGTAGATTTAGGAGGATTATATGCGGGTGAAAAAAAATCCCCCATAATGGTGGGCAGAATATTGGATGAAACATACAAAGAAATAGATAATGCCCATTTAATAATTCATGTTGTTGATGGTAAAAAGGGACTTTCAAAAAGTTTTGAAAAACTCCATCATTTACTTAAATATAGATACCAAAAACCAATTATAGTAGTTATATCTAAAAGTGATTTGATAGATGCCAATAATATCAATGATTTAAAAAATCATATCGAGAAACGATTGGAAAATAAAACCATAATTACTTCAACAATAACATACCAAGGCATAACTGAATTACTTAATACCATAATAGAATTATTAAAAAAATAA
- the sepF gene encoding cell division protein SepF, protein MFESLKEIFQGKKTKSSNLTYGVSSIEDYEYDEIPVQINDDSNIIKMKACDLEDYRDATDITVLVEAGYIVIANTIDMERDMNEDYAAVLKYLQEKIAECDGNIVMLAPKKIMAVPKNVVIEKLIKEPEDLNKPSQNAESSSSIGESKK, encoded by the coding sequence ATGTTTGAATCGTTAAAAGAAATATTCCAAGGAAAAAAAACAAAATCCTCAAATTTGACATATGGTGTTAGTTCAATTGAAGATTATGAATATGATGAAATACCTGTTCAGATTAATGACGATAGCAATATTATAAAAATGAAAGCATGTGATCTTGAAGATTATAGGGATGCTACTGATATAACAGTATTGGTGGAAGCTGGTTACATTGTCATTGCAAATACTATTGATATGGAAAGAGATATGAATGAAGATTATGCTGCGGTATTAAAATATTTACAGGAAAAAATTGCAGAATGCGATGGCAATATTGTTATGTTAGCACCTAAAAAAATAATGGCCGTTCCAAAAAATGTGGTAATTGAAAAATTAATTAAGGAACCGGAGGATTTAAATAAACCATCTCAAAATGCTGAATCCAGTAGCAGTATTGGGGAATCCAAGAAATAA
- a CDS encoding methanogenesis marker 8 protein yields the protein MEDIHIMEALGKSKIVVKNGKVVEVGEPLIKYCPLFAKHRGINELNKDTIKENIEFRIKEFGLFTENRVVETKEYVVGFGTSEIFLTALKNKLLDAVVIVSDCAGTIITDNPYLVQGLCGRISGIIKTTPIPKVIEKIENAGGVVLNKENAEINQYKGVKKALELGYKKIGVSIGNLEDAKKIKELENQIITNAECSIKAKSDPVQDVKIITFGVHTTGYSKLEFKKFVKYFDLTTCCASKGVLGAVKGHVKIQVGKSVPIFALSQNGKELIIERMKELERPLLITPNDELPVVKGDFYI from the coding sequence ATGGAGGATATTCATATAATGGAAGCACTTGGAAAATCAAAAATAGTAGTAAAAAACGGAAAAGTCGTTGAAGTGGGCGAACCTTTGATAAAATACTGTCCATTATTTGCAAAGCACAGGGGCATAAATGAATTAAATAAAGATACAATTAAAGAAAATATTGAATTTAGAATAAAAGAATTTGGATTATTTACCGAAAATAGAGTTGTTGAAACCAAAGAATATGTCGTGGGTTTTGGAACATCTGAAATATTCTTAACTGCTTTAAAAAATAAATTACTTGATGCCGTGGTAATTGTTAGCGATTGTGCTGGAACAATTATAACTGATAATCCATATTTAGTTCAAGGACTATGTGGGCGAATATCTGGCATAATAAAAACCACACCAATTCCAAAAGTTATTGAAAAAATAGAAAATGCTGGAGGGGTTGTGCTAAATAAAGAAAATGCAGAAATTAACCAGTATAAAGGAGTTAAAAAGGCATTGGAATTAGGCTATAAAAAAATAGGGGTAAGCATAGGTAATTTGGAGGATGCCAAAAAAATTAAAGAGTTGGAAAACCAAATAATTACTAATGCCGAATGTTCTATAAAGGCTAAATCCGACCCAGTTCAAGATGTAAAAATAATAACTTTTGGAGTTCATACAACAGGATATAGCAAATTAGAATTTAAAAAATTTGTCAAATATTTTGATTTGACAACATGCTGTGCTTCAAAAGGTGTTTTAGGGGCAGTTAAAGGTCATGTAAAGATTCAAGTTGGAAAATCCGTTCCGATATTTGCACTTTCTCAAAATGGGAAAGAATTAATAATAGAACGAATGAAAGAATTGGAACGACCATTATTAATTACACCAAATGATGAATTGCCTGTGGTCAAGGGAGATTTTTATATTTAA
- the argF gene encoding ornithine carbamoyltransferase: MHLLTLENLERKDIENILNDAIYFKKNRKSENILKEKTVALIFESPSTRTRISFDIAVNELGGHSLTLNTGETHVSKKESTKDTAKVLSRFVDVIVARVKEHSTLEDFTKYGNVPVINALSDLSHPCQILADLLTIKEHKNKLSGLKFAYFGDGNNVCNSLILGCAIMGMDIFVATPEGYEPNEKFVKMAQQIIDKQGEGSITITDDAIICAKDADVLYTDVWVSMSDKNKNIDEVLKIFPPYQINEKLLSYAKKDAIVMHCLPANRGMEITDEVIDGEQSVVYDEAENRLHAQKAVFKYIFSK; encoded by the coding sequence GTGCATCTCCTAACTCTTGAAAATTTAGAAAGAAAAGATATTGAAAATATATTAAATGATGCAATATATTTTAAAAAAAATAGAAAATCAGAAAATATTTTAAAAGAAAAAACCGTAGCATTGATTTTCGAAAGTCCATCGACAAGAACGAGAATAAGCTTTGATATTGCTGTAAATGAATTGGGTGGGCATTCTTTAACATTAAACACGGGGGAAACTCATGTGAGTAAGAAAGAAAGCACAAAAGATACGGCAAAAGTATTAAGTAGATTTGTAGATGTAATTGTTGCCCGAGTTAAAGAACACAGTACACTCGAAGACTTTACTAAATATGGAAATGTTCCAGTTATAAATGCTTTAAGTGATTTATCTCATCCATGCCAAATATTAGCTGACCTTTTAACAATCAAAGAACATAAAAATAAATTAAGTGGTCTTAAATTTGCATATTTCGGAGATGGAAATAATGTTTGCAATTCCCTTATTTTAGGATGTGCCATTATGGGTATGGATATATTTGTTGCCACTCCCGAAGGTTATGAACCAAATGAAAAATTTGTTAAAATGGCACAACAAATAATAGATAAACAGGGGGAGGGTAGTATAACTATAACAGATGATGCAATAATCTGTGCAAAAGATGCCGATGTGCTTTATACTGATGTATGGGTTAGTATGAGTGATAAAAATAAAAATATCGATGAAGTTTTAAAAATATTCCCTCCATATCAAATAAATGAAAAACTTTTAAGTTATGCTAAAAAAGATGCTATTGTTATGCACTGTTTACCTGCAAATAGGGGTATGGAAATAACTGACGAGGTAATCGATGGAGAACAATCCGTTGTATATGATGAAGCCGAAAATAGACTTCATGCCCAAAAAGCAGTATTTAAATATATTTTTAGCAAATAA
- a CDS encoding ZPR1 zinc finger domain-containing protein encodes MELGTSETVKSVNTIDCPICGSKDSLKIIVNELDIPYIGKVLETTMICSNCNYKNSDIMPTDVKEPKRYILKIQDEEDLNKRVVRSSTGFIRIPELGFEVKPGAASQGYVSNVEGVLNRLEESLMMLSRGAETEAEKKQAEKIAKKLEAIKQGKETATLIIEDPTGHSLIIGDGVIDEKLTDEEVNSLSKGEFIELKR; translated from the coding sequence ATGGAATTGGGAACAAGTGAAACAGTGAAATCAGTGAATACAATAGATTGTCCAATATGTGGTTCAAAGGATTCATTAAAAATAATAGTTAATGAATTAGATATTCCATATATTGGAAAAGTTCTTGAAACTACAATGATATGCAGTAATTGTAATTACAAAAATAGCGATATAATGCCAACAGATGTTAAGGAACCAAAAAGATATATTTTAAAAATACAGGATGAAGAAGATTTAAATAAAAGAGTGGTAAGGAGCTCCACAGGATTTATAAGAATTCCAGAATTAGGGTTTGAAGTTAAACCAGGAGCGGCATCTCAGGGGTATGTATCCAATGTAGAGGGGGTATTAAATAGATTGGAAGAATCTTTAATGATGTTATCAAGAGGGGCTGAAACAGAGGCCGAAAAAAAACAGGCCGAAAAAATTGCTAAAAAATTAGAGGCCATAAAACAGGGGAAAGAAACTGCAACCTTGATAATTGAAGACCCTACTGGACATAGTTTAATAATCGGAGATGGGGTAATTGATGAAAAACTAACGGATGAAGAAGTTAATTCATTAAGTAAGGGAGAATTTATTGAGTTAAAAAGATAA
- a CDS encoding helix-turn-helix domain-containing protein, which translates to MYEKLDVIEHAILLNPEYIKIFRTKLKITQSKLAEESGVSQSHLSMLEKGKREATKSNAAAITLGLLKCSNIWENEDPILYLLDILSLTKFESTIINFIIGLVGDGKNNKNNRFYKLIDGYPVVIIDKYYFTEYMKKNLKVIDILSIEFQRGKIKGKGQYSDSKQADISLDCSEIRRLETKISNSIGKKIIIQIFPKEEIPPIYSIKKDSIIIHCW; encoded by the coding sequence ATGTATGAAAAACTCGATGTTATTGAACATGCCATTTTATTAAATCCAGAATATATAAAAATATTCCGAACAAAATTAAAAATAACCCAATCAAAACTTGCGGAAGAAAGTGGCGTTAGTCAATCGCATTTAAGTATGCTTGAAAAAGGAAAGAGAGAAGCCACAAAATCTAATGCTGCCGCCATAACGCTGGGATTATTAAAATGTAGTAATATTTGGGAAAATGAAGACCCAATATTATATTTATTGGATATTCTATCACTAACAAAATTTGAATCCACAATAATTAATTTTATTATAGGGCTTGTTGGTGATGGCAAAAATAATAAAAACAATAGATTTTATAAATTAATTGACGGTTATCCTGTTGTAATTATTGACAAATATTATTTTACCGAATATATGAAAAAAAACTTAAAGGTAATAGATATATTAAGTATTGAGTTTCAAAGGGGGAAAATTAAAGGAAAGGGACAATATTCTGATAGCAAACAGGCAGATATATCATTAGATTGTTCAGAAATAAGGCGACTGGAAACAAAAATATCAAATAGTATTGGTAAGAAGATAATTATACAGATATTTCCAAAAGAGGAAATTCCTCCTATTTATTCAATTAAAAAGGATAGTATTATAATTCATTGTTGGTGA
- a CDS encoding energy-converting hydrogenase A subunit A EhaA, translating to MGDIMGAPLFNNLIYYGGAIIVSIIIGLLLRLPLKIDIDSFEANVIFPTVFIALGLCALVEFLFGLNLIMGIIIGFISALFSKYSMNIFSGVDYGSN from the coding sequence GTGGGCGATATTATGGGAGCTCCACTATTTAATAATTTAATTTATTATGGTGGGGCCATTATTGTATCAATAATTATTGGTTTATTGTTAAGATTGCCATTAAAAATAGATATTGATTCATTTGAAGCAAATGTCATTTTTCCAACTGTATTTATTGCATTGGGATTATGTGCATTGGTTGAATTTTTGTTTGGCTTAAATCTTATAATGGGTATAATTATTGGATTTATTTCGGCATTATTTTCAAAATATTCGATGAATATATTTTCTGGTGTAGATTATGGAAGTAATTGA
- a CDS encoding DUF2109 domain-containing protein: protein MDIASITIEIIAIIIAVKVFITRSRALKLLYICNLNFCIAGLIALYIKSPMGALVAMAYFVFSTISSNAIAHSIGEIKKIK from the coding sequence ATGGATATTGCCTCAATTACAATTGAAATTATTGCTATTATTATAGCTGTTAAAGTATTTATTACTCGAAGTAGGGCTTTGAAATTGTTGTATATCTGCAATTTAAATTTTTGTATTGCAGGTTTAATAGCTTTGTATATAAAAAGCCCAATGGGAGCTCTTGTAGCTATGGCATATTTTGTGTTTTCCACAATTTCCTCCAACGCCATTGCCCATAGTATAGGAGAAATTAAGAAAATAAAATAG
- a CDS encoding DUF2108 domain-containing protein — MEILPLVALFCCVFGGIGVILHTDILNKIIMFAFLEAGLIGLVASFYYLDVAMVSSILEPISTIVLLLGAIKYTYLIKTKKRYSSELPILSK; from the coding sequence ATGGAAATTCTACCACTTGTAGCTTTATTCTGCTGTGTTTTTGGTGGAATTGGTGTAATTCTCCATACAGATATACTTAATAAAATAATTATGTTTGCCTTTTTAGAGGCCGGACTTATTGGACTTGTGGCTTCATTCTATTATTTGGATGTGGCAATGGTTTCTTCCATATTAGAGCCAATATCTACCATAGTATTACTACTTGGAGCAATAAAATATACTTATCTTATAAAAACTAAGAAACGATACAGCTCGGAGCTCCCTATACTTTCTAAATAA
- a CDS encoding EhaE family protein codes for MIPDLITLTMYCGYIMLIGGTMGAIFGPQANDPFKKLLNMEVPAMGVALILLSYNHTLALMTFLTVNTILIIVFVRAIIKNEEIGR; via the coding sequence ATGATACCTGATTTAATCACCCTTACGATGTATTGTGGATATATTATGCTAATTGGGGGCACAATGGGTGCAATATTTGGACCCCAAGCTAATGACCCATTTAAGAAACTTCTAAATATGGAAGTGCCTGCCATGGGTGTAGCGTTGATATTATTATCTTATAATCACACGCTGGCACTTATGACATTTCTTACAGTAAATACGATACTTATAATAGTATTTGTTAGAGCAATAATTAAAAATGAGGAAATAGGGAGATAA
- a CDS encoding EhaF family protein, which yields MNLNLGKLLNYISKPSVVPRMFAGFLCIIMFVEFFAPTSLNDDQLYPKALPQEQIFKSSLAPYDRGGIPLEQPANIKSQYPQFEPTIGKITAYLSPLSIWIAEKTPYLGTTIVATPGGIIDEILYYTRGFDTILESLTLLISFMIFSYIYLGRNEVE from the coding sequence ATGAACCTAAATCTTGGTAAATTATTAAATTATATATCTAAACCCTCAGTAGTCCCTCGAATGTTTGCGGGATTTTTGTGTATTATCATGTTTGTTGAATTTTTTGCTCCAACTTCATTAAATGATGACCAGCTATACCCAAAAGCCCTTCCTCAGGAGCAAATATTCAAATCCTCATTGGCACCTTATGATAGGGGAGGAATACCATTAGAACAACCTGCAAATATCAAATCCCAATATCCACAGTTTGAACCAACAATTGGAAAAATAACGGCATATTTATCTCCACTGTCGATATGGATAGCAGAAAAAACCCCCTATTTGGGAACTACCATTGTAGCAACACCAGGGGGAATTATTGATGAGATATTATATTATACAAGGGGATTTGATACAATATTAGAATCTTTAACTTTATTGATTTCATTTATGATATTTAGCTATATCTACCTCGGTAGAAATGAGGTGGAATAA
- a CDS encoding EhaG family protein: MDITLLYNSTVFTGFIVGILSLFAISSSGKNNNSDLDMVIYTNIVECAMVVIIAAVGTDLAEALILPGLVIGMAELLAVSEVLVNRNEHRQKDKEIIEINQRYNLINKNNIKQHKLLEEFLAKDEAHAKISINKMEVLYTAPKFMAIVLVVYGAILTGFTGGAVIACGLLFYLLSQRVLEKEVPFPKLKVYWEGISGFSGIMWAIWIFGFIGLYLFPQHYIYFLLIAGCALALKVGSKLGLMGDLLDR; encoded by the coding sequence ATGGATATTACGCTATTATATAACAGCACGGTATTTACAGGTTTTATTGTTGGAATACTGTCTTTATTTGCCATTTCCAGCAGTGGAAAAAATAATAATTCTGATTTAGATATGGTAATTTATACCAATATCGTAGAATGTGCCATGGTGGTAATTATAGCCGCAGTAGGAACAGACCTTGCAGAGGCCCTTATACTTCCAGGTCTTGTTATTGGAATGGCAGAATTATTGGCAGTTTCCGAAGTTTTAGTTAATAGAAATGAGCACAGACAAAAAGATAAAGAGATTATAGAAATTAATCAAAGATATAATTTGATTAACAAAAATAACATAAAACAACATAAACTTCTTGAAGAATTTTTGGCCAAGGATGAAGCTCATGCAAAAATATCCATTAATAAAATGGAAGTTCTATATACGGCACCTAAATTTATGGCAATTGTATTGGTAGTTTATGGTGCAATATTAACAGGATTTACGGGCGGAGCAGTTATTGCATGTGGATTGTTATTCTATCTATTGTCCCAGAGAGTTTTAGAAAAAGAAGTTCCATTCCCTAAATTAAAAGTATATTGGGAGGGCATCTCTGGATTTTCTGGAATTATGTGGGCAATATGGATATTTGGTTTTATTGGATTGTATTTATTCCCACAACATTATATATATTTCTTATTAATTGCAGGTTGTGCATTAGCACTTAAAGTTGGCTCAAAATTGGGATTAATGGGAGATTTATTGGATAGGTAA
- a CDS encoding membrane protein codes for MLESIAGSLYGYIPFGDIVFYMTDFSMIAFVVALFFTIIVALTKPEKQIEAQIGELGDKFNTVSLKEMKARRLMAVICGITTAFAMLTGDVFNFALFLAVIGMANIGIVSAVKKEWVLTAAFNYGIIAMISTLPLFGAASIILAKTGTLSIFELSRHPYDIFYQKILYAVGMVGETGIAPFYAAKAEMFRAPGAPYILMIHLSSLLVIVRTAEILLNI; via the coding sequence ATGTTAGAATCAATTGCTGGGTCGTTATATGGATATATCCCTTTTGGAGATATTGTATTTTATATGACGGATTTTTCAATGATTGCATTTGTTGTTGCATTATTTTTTACAATAATTGTAGCACTTACAAAACCCGAAAAACAAATAGAGGCACAAATTGGAGAATTGGGAGATAAATTTAATACAGTATCTTTAAAAGAGATGAAGGCAAGGCGATTAATGGCAGTTATTTGCGGAATAACTACGGCATTTGCCATGCTAACTGGTGATGTGTTTAATTTTGCATTATTCTTAGCTGTAATTGGTATGGCAAATATTGGTATAGTTTCGGCCGTAAAAAAAGAATGGGTATTAACGGCGGCTTTCAATTATGGAATAATTGCAATGATATCTACGCTACCATTATTTGGGGCTGCATCCATTATTCTTGCAAAAACTGGTACGCTATCGATATTTGAATTATCTCGCCACCCCTATGACATATTTTATCAAAAAATTCTTTATGCAGTGGGCATGGTTGGAGAAACTGGTATTGCTCCATTTTATGCAGCTAAGGCTGAAATGTTTAGAGCTCCGGGAGCTCCCTATATTTTAATGATACATTTATCCTCGTTGCTTGTAATAGTTAGAACAGCGGAAATATTACTTAATATATAA
- a CDS encoding respiratory chain complex I subunit 1 family protein — protein MTTTTIMQIISALSYGLYAFLVGGLLLGFHRKILARVHGRPGPPILQYIINVFKFYIKEITFPITSANPLYLSVALMDLMVWLSALFVAVVFNYSLLIIVGLYVLQKIVEHGCGLSSGSPYGKIGGVRSVFSAAAEVPLFAVVGIIFILTNSLLVGDILNYQAINGPLLFKLPLAAFAFFVLLVSKAPTSPFSIVKDKATVSGYITEHYGTLESIILMSDAIAWFVLLWLFIALFIGPVIIMSPILTLIGMTILTFIISMICATTPLLTPNHSVMIQILIASLTIIDLLYRATH, from the coding sequence ATGACTACTACAACAATTATGCAAATTATAAGCGCTTTGAGTTATGGACTATATGCCTTTTTAGTTGGTGGATTATTATTGGGATTCCACAGAAAAATATTGGCAAGAGTTCATGGGAGACCAGGACCTCCAATATTGCAGTATATAATTAATGTTTTCAAATTTTATATAAAAGAGATAACTTTCCCCATTACTTCTGCCAATCCACTATATTTATCTGTGGCATTGATGGACTTAATGGTATGGCTAAGTGCCTTATTTGTGGCTGTGGTATTTAACTATTCATTATTAATTATTGTTGGGTTGTATGTCCTTCAAAAAATAGTTGAACATGGATGTGGGCTTAGTAGTGGTTCGCCATATGGAAAAATTGGAGGAGTTAGAAGTGTATTTTCTGCCGCAGCAGAGGTTCCATTGTTTGCCGTTGTGGGTATCATATTTATATTAACAAATTCCCTATTGGTCGGAGATATATTAAATTATCAAGCAATAAATGGGCCATTATTATTTAAATTACCACTTGCGGCATTTGCATTTTTTGTATTATTGGTATCAAAAGCCCCAACTAGTCCGTTTAGTATAGTAAAAGATAAGGCAACGGTTAGCGGATATATTACGGAGCATTATGGAACTCTTGAATCCATTATATTAATGTCTGATGCTATTGCTTGGTTTGTTCTACTGTGGTTATTTATAGCACTATTTATAGGTCCCGTTATAATTATGAGTCCAATTTTAACTCTCATAGGAATGACAATATTAACATTTATAATATCTATGATTTGTGCCACCACCCCATTATTGACTCCAAATCATTCAGTTATGATTCAGATATTAATTGCATCACTAACAATAATAGACTTGCTTTATAGGGCAACTCACTAA
- a CDS encoding DUF2104 domain-containing protein: MNEVPFHLLFGAIGLVVGGFVGLNYSYNKYNLPYAIKKIDSLALICSISGAIILLVNLPYYLNYIIGAPLLGIPFGMRPGYGNIELYVGLIILTIGILLKSLLL, translated from the coding sequence ATGAATGAAGTGCCATTTCATTTATTATTTGGTGCAATAGGGCTTGTAGTCGGGGGATTCGTTGGATTAAATTATAGCTACAACAAATATAATCTCCCCTATGCAATAAAAAAAATTGATTCGTTGGCATTAATATGCTCCATAAGTGGAGCAATTATATTATTAGTAAATCTTCCATATTATTTAAATTACATAATAGGAGCTCCCTTACTTGGAATACCTTTTGGCATGAGACCGGGATATGGCAATATTGAGTTGTATGTTGGACTTATAATATTAACTATCGGAATCCTATTAAAATCATTGTTATTATAA
- a CDS encoding DUF1959 domain-containing protein, protein MDYDLKTKPKSEDLEFPSGNKEKNKYKEHLEQKYNAIKGNRYIMEDVIVPIANALKLPIDDVIDIFVNKYDGAGLYETHAYGEQARMGCLGRKVDIDLGLCWVCDFFGLISKKDADLIRKKVVEDTIMKKIPYKTALENGRKMVVELLK, encoded by the coding sequence ATGGACTACGATTTAAAAACTAAACCCAAATCAGAAGATTTGGAATTTCCTAGCGGAAATAAGGAGAAAAATAAATACAAAGAACATTTAGAGCAAAAATATAACGCCATTAAAGGTAATAGATATATTATGGAAGATGTTATAGTTCCCATTGCAAATGCTCTAAAATTGCCTATTGATGATGTCATTGACATATTTGTAAATAAATATGATGGAGCTGGACTATATGAAACCCATGCCTACGGGGAACAGGCAAGAATGGGATGCTTAGGGCGAAAAGTAGATATTGATTTAGGGCTTTGCTGGGTTTGTGATTTCTTTGGTTTAATATCTAAAAAAGATGCCGACTTAATAAGAAAAAAAGTTGTAGAAGATACCATTATGAAAAAAATACCCTATAAAACAGCACTAGAAAATGGTAGAAAAATGGTTGTAGAACTGTTGAAATAA